In Symbiobacterium terraclitae, the sequence GCGCTTCTACGCCTACCACGGGGTGCTGCCCGAGGAGACGCGGCTAGGGCAGGAGTTTCTGGTCGATACTGAGCTGTACCTGGACCTGCGCGCAGCGGGGGAACAGGACGATATCCGGCAGACGGTGAACTACGGCAAAGTCTACCGCACGGTGAAGGCGATCGTGGAGGGTGCCCCCTTCCGGCTGATCGAGGCGGTGGCGGAGCGGGTGGCCGCAGAGGTGCTGGAGCAGTACCGCAACGTCAGCGCCGTCACCGTGCGCGTTCACAAGCCCCGTGCCCCGATTCCGGGCGCCTTCTCCGGCGTGATGGTCGAGATCCACCGGAGGCGGGAGCCGTGACCCGCGCCTACCTCTCGCTGGGCGCCAACCTGGGCGACCCTGA encodes:
- the folB gene encoding dihydroneopterin aldolase — protein: MDRIVLSGMRFYAYHGVLPEETRLGQEFLVDTELYLDLRAAGEQDDIRQTVNYGKVYRTVKAIVEGAPFRLIEAVAERVAAEVLEQYRNVSAVTVRVHKPRAPIPGAFSGVMVEIHRRREP